In Salvia miltiorrhiza cultivar Shanhuang (shh) chromosome 4, IMPLAD_Smil_shh, whole genome shotgun sequence, the DNA window TTATTTGACCCTCCCCATGGGATCTTGGTTTTTTATTAATGTGGCCGATCACCacatcattaatttatttatttacaaaaaggaaAAGTTTAAGCAGTGGACTTGAGTAAGATTGCTTTGTGATTGCACCCAATAAAAAAGATGGACCTATAAGTTTATCCATTTGTCACTTAATGATGACTCGTCTAAATTCATTTTGATATtagaataaatatttaatatttttatatattatattctcATTGTTCCttgtaaatatattttcaatactCACTTACTTAAGAATGAtacgaatttaaaaaaaattattaagtgaAAGTGAGTGAAATAAGGATTTCATTTATTATGTTTGTGTTGTATAAATATACTAACTAAAAAAATGCTCATTTAAATGACAAATCAAAAAGAGAATATTAACTCACATAAGtatgtatttaaaaaatttatcattttttcccctctataaatagaaataaataaaccaACCAAATTAATCGGTCCAATTCGTTAAAATTGATTTGAGCATAGAGACAAAGTGATATCCGAAGCAAAATGCATTTCCCGAGGGTGGCACGATTATCAAAACCAACACGCTACGCCCATAACACATATCCCATTCCATTCCCAAGCTGACAACATCATTCCAATATCCGATTGATTACGCAATTCAATTTCAAGCATATCCCTTTGCCGCCCCTTCCTTTTATATAACGCTCTCTTCCTCCCACCCTCTCCATATAATCAAATTCTTCAAAATGGTGGGTTTTGGAAAGCTCGTTGAAGGAGAAACAAGGAAAAGCATTGTGGGGTACGATGTGGCGGAGGGTGTGGACATAAGGGGAAGATACGACGCCGAATTTGCGACTATTCTGACCAAGGATGCCCTTGAGTTTGTGGCGACTCTGCAGAGGCAGTTGAGGAACCATATCAAGTATGCAATGGATTGCAGAAAGGAGGCTAAGCTGCGCTACAACAAGGGGGCCGTGCCGGGGTTTGACCCCGCCACCAAGCCCCTCAGAGACGCCGACTGGCTCTGCGCCTCGCCGCCCCCCGCCGTCGCTGATCGCCGCGTCGAGATCACTGGACCCGTCGAGAGGAAGATGGTCATCAACGCCCTCAACTCTGGAGCTAAAGTTTTCATGGTCGACTTCTTCACTCTTTCAATTCCTTCTTCCTTTTTATGTATCGTAGTCGTAGTGCTTATTCTCAAGTGACAGGCTGATTTCGAGGACGCACTGTCGCCCAACTGGGAGAATCTGATGCGAGGCCACATAAACTTGAGAGACGCAGTGAGGGGCACAATAAGCTACCACGACACAGCTAGAAACAGAGTGTACAAGCTCAACGACCAGACGGCCAAGCTCTTCGTCCGCCCCAGAGGCTGGCACCTCCCGGAGGCTCACATCCTCATCGACGGCGAGCCCGCCACCGCCTGCTTGGTCGACTTCGGCCTCTACTTCTTCCACAACTGGTCCGCCTTCCGCCGCAACCAAGGCCAAGGCCAAGGCCCCTTCTTCTACCTCCCCAAGATGGAGCATTCCAGAGAGGCTAGGATATGGAACAGCGTGTTCACGGCGGCCGAGAAATTCGCCGGTATAGAAAATGGGAGCATCAGGGCGACGGTGCTGATCGAGACGCTGCCGGCGGTGTTCCAGATGGACGAGATCCTGTACGAGCTGAGGGATCACTCGGTGGGGCTCAACTGCGGGCGCTGGGATTACATCTTCAGCTACGTCAAGACCTTCCAGGCCCACCGGGACCGCCTCCTCCCCGACCGCGTCCTCGTCGGCATGTCCCAGCACTTCATGAGGAGCTACTCCGACCTCCTCATCCGGACCTGCCACCGCCGCGGCGTCCACGCCATGGGCGGGATGGCCGCGCAGATCCCCATCCGGAACGACGCCAAGGCCAACGAGGCCGCGCTCGAGCTCGTCAGGAGGGACAAGCTCAGGGAGGTCCGGGCGGGCCACGACGGCACCTGGGCGGCCCACCCGGGCCTCATCCCGGCAATCATGGAGGTGTTCGACAGCAACATGGGCGGCAGTGCCAACCAGATCCAGTCGGCGAGGCGCGAGGACGCCGCCGGGATCACGGCGGAGGACCTGCTGCAGATCCCGCGCGGCGTCCGCACCATGGAGGGGCTCCGCCTCAACACGAGGGTGGGGATCCAGTACGTGGCGGCCTGGCTCACGGGGAGCGGATCGGTGCCGCTCTACAACCTTATGGAGGATGCGGCCACGGCGGAGATCAGCCGGGTGCAGAACTGGCAGTGGCTGAAATACGGCGTGGAGCTGGACGGCGACGGCCTCGGAGTGAAGGTGACGGCGGAGCTCTTCGGGAGGGTGGTGGAAGAGGAGATGGAGAGGATTGAGAAAGAGGTTGGGAAGGAGAGATTCAACAAGGGGATGTATAGAGAAGCATGCAAGATTTTCGCCAGGCAATGCACGGCGCAGGTCTTGGACGATTTTCTCACGCTTGATGCCTACAACCACATCGTCGTCCATCATCCACTCGCTTCTTCTAGGCTCTGAAATTTCCAATGTTTTAGTCACCATCTCCATCATAGTCGTCATCTCACTCTTCTCATTTTGATGTTTGCTGCTAATAAATTAATGTTTGCTGATCGTCATGATGGAACTCCGTGTGGTGCGAGTATTTTGTATCAACGCCCCTGCAATGTATGCTTTAGTTGTACGTAATTAATATTATCCATAAGGAGAAAAATGTGCAAATATGATCTGATTATTCATGTAATTAACCTTTTTTTCAATTGTGGGATTTTGCCTCTAAATATTTGTCGGATTACGACAAGTGGGAGAACTCTACCCTAAACAAAGTTTTTTACACTCATACTAAGATCTTGACACGAGTTATCTCCTTATTAACCTATTATTCGAAAAGTATTCTAAATCGGTCGGGTTTCACAAGACCACCGGTTTACATTGTATGTCTTTCAAATACCACTTCTTGACTCCATAACCTGTGTCCATATGATTTGAAAAAATGTTCCCATTTACATTTCAACTGGGTAGTTTTTATCTTTTGTAAATTATAGACATTTACTTCGGCTTCACCATCCTTCATTTCTACCGATGGTTTGTTAAGTTCAAAATTACAAAGGAAGGAGGAATGTTGGAAAATTAATAGAAATATCatatccttgttttgatgatttcAAAACACTTAGTTTATTTTCACTAGACTAGAGTAATTCtggactcaagtgttagagttcatgtttttagctagactaaagactgaagagcTGAAGTCTGAAAATTAAAGTGCCGAAGACTGAAGATCGAAGAACTGaagtctgaagactgaagtgCTGAAGATCGAAGACTGAAGTTCCAGTCAAACTGAAGACCAAGACTCAGACTGCTGACTCATACGGAAGGACACGTATACTGAAGTATCAGTGTTACGAAAACACTTATACATGCCACGTCGGATAAAGCagagactgatactgaagtaaaGTATCAGTTGAAATCTCGGACTTATTCTCTGTCCCAACCTGATTCTCAGTTTAAGGTTGTTTCATTCACTTCAAAGGAAGTCACGTGGAAAGTAAGCAAGTACAATTGCATTTAATACGAAGATCTGCAGAATCGTCCTTCAGAATACGGAGTTTCCCCTTTCGTGCTGCTTTATTCTGTAACACCCTCTCCTACGAAAGAAAGAACGAAGACTGAGGACCTAAGCTCAAATTTGAATATGAGTCACCACGATAGAAAATTAAAGATAGACCTCCTCCAACGGATCTTTCTCGGGATGctgtctataaatagagctcaaggatcaacctcattcttcaccgattcaacgcaTAAGCTGAAACTTTGTCGAACTCGAGACTCAGCAAATTCATTGCAAtcagtttgaatcgaagaagagaatactcaTCGTTGTAactatcagtctaactgataacatacattctcttagttttATTAGGCATATACTTTCATAATCATTAGCCTAAAAACTGATTactgagagcctgttctcagtaatcctagttgaaATTCGAACCCCTTTTCAAGAGTGAGAAAAGAGCGTTTGAGAGAGTGTTCGAGACAGTTGTCTGAACACTAGGTTGTTTAGCACCCGCAAGTTAAACGTGTGGTTTACTTAGCACTAGTAAGCTAAGGAAGAGAAGTCCAACCTAGTGTGTTGACACTGAAAAGTTTCAGTTGAAGATTTGTTGTGCACTCGTAAGCACGAGCCTAATCAATTGTCTGTGTGatctactgaccgtggatgtaggaatcagtattccgaaccacgtaaaaatccttgtgttctttactgCTTTCAGTTTTTCAGTTCATATCTGTGCACATCTCTGACATATACTGAATACTGATAATCTAAAGGATAAACCCTAAAACTGATACTTTATTTcactaaaggctatttcaaatCGCTTTCGCCTAAGTGTcatcagtctaactgacaagTCTGAAGACAGTcagtaagatttctaacactACTTTGATTTCAAAACTGAAAAGACTGAACCCTTAACTGAACTTCAGTTTGTCGACCAGTTCCTCACACTGAAGTTAACTGAGTGACTCATTATCAGTCTCAGCCTTGAACCATTTCTTAAACTGATCTTTCACTCACTATTCACATTAGTTTCGGTTTTAATTTTATCGACAAAAATAACCTACTAATGTATTCCCACCCCTCCCTCATACACAGTTCAGTACCCCAATGGGACCGAACAAGGAACATTTTTTTCCCCGTTTTTAAGTGCTTGTGTGAAGTTCTATAATTGTGGTTGTTCTAATAGAACCGTCAATATCCAAACCCTGTCAGTAACGCAGGGACCCTCTGTAACAAATGTGACATTAATTTTTCAAGGGGTCATTAACCAGTTAAATTTGTACTCTTGTTTATTACTCCAATAGTGTATAGTAAtagtaattaatactccctccgtccgcgatatcgtttacatattgtggacggcacgggttttaagaaagtggtggatagtagtaaatagtagtggatattgtagtgagtggagtttggatcccactattgttgtgagtgaaagtttgtggaccctacttctataaatgaaagtggaaacgatatcgcggacggaccgaaatggcaaatgtggaaacgatatcgcggacagagggagtatatggaAGTGAAATTTCATAAGCATTTTTTTGCAGCAGGCTGAGACATTATCTTAATGGTAGAtatcaaaaatatcaaaatatcttTGTGGATAAGTTGGCCCCATCACTGCCCTCatacatttattttttagtCCCATTTTAAGATAGCCATTTTGAACAgtaaaacacaaattttgactattttttacgttttaaaactgttttgcccttaattaggacgAATTATATTTGGGTTTTCGCGCGGgttaggtacacttggcactattagtgcccaAATTATCAACATGAAAAAATAATCTAAGTAaatggtacttttggcacaaatgataatattagtgccaaaagtacaaacataaagcaaaaaaaaaagtaaattggtacttttggcactaatattgatacttttggcacaaatgacaatattagtgccaaaagtaccaacaaaaattaaagaaaaaaccAAGTAAATTGccacttttggcacaaatggtaatatttgtgccaaaagtatcattcGATTATTGAAGCCTAAATGAggaatttaaaccctaaatggagaatctaaatcCTGAATGAGAAATTTAAACcttaaatggagaatctaaaccctacaggaaagtgttcaaaatggttaTTGGTGAGACACAGACTCATCAACTCTACGATGAAAGCATTTAGTAAGATAGAGATCGACCTGAAGTATAAGAACACCGGTAACTTTAACTTTCTCCAAGTATGTTTCTTTAAATGTTCAACCAACAGATTACAGAGGGGAAAGTGTAAAATCAGAAGTAAAGTTCGGATCCCTATTACAATGGTTAAGTGTAGTATTTATAGACAACATGGAAAGAGGGTACATCAGTCTTTTCAATTACACACGCACTCCTCATGCACGACCTCCGTGTAGGTGTCGTTATCATTGGTGATTGTCCTTCATATAACGAACTAGCAGCTTTTCGCCTGTTGTCAGAA includes these proteins:
- the LOC131021635 gene encoding malate synthase, glyoxysomal-like, which translates into the protein MVGFGKLVEGETRKSIVGYDVAEGVDIRGRYDAEFATILTKDALEFVATLQRQLRNHIKYAMDCRKEAKLRYNKGAVPGFDPATKPLRDADWLCASPPPAVADRRVEITGPVERKMVINALNSGAKVFMADFEDALSPNWENLMRGHINLRDAVRGTISYHDTARNRVYKLNDQTAKLFVRPRGWHLPEAHILIDGEPATACLVDFGLYFFHNWSAFRRNQGQGQGPFFYLPKMEHSREARIWNSVFTAAEKFAGIENGSIRATVLIETLPAVFQMDEILYELRDHSVGLNCGRWDYIFSYVKTFQAHRDRLLPDRVLVGMSQHFMRSYSDLLIRTCHRRGVHAMGGMAAQIPIRNDAKANEAALELVRRDKLREVRAGHDGTWAAHPGLIPAIMEVFDSNMGGSANQIQSARREDAAGITAEDLLQIPRGVRTMEGLRLNTRVGIQYVAAWLTGSGSVPLYNLMEDAATAEISRVQNWQWLKYGVELDGDGLGVKVTAELFGRVVEEEMERIEKEVGKERFNKGMYREACKIFARQCTAQVLDDFLTLDAYNHIVVHHPLASSRL